The following is a genomic window from Daphnia magna isolate NIES linkage group LG4, ASM2063170v1.1, whole genome shotgun sequence.
ttcagaaatttttataattcaagaaaaaaacttaCTTTTTATTAAACTCTCTTATAAGAGTCCTGCAGTTGGTTAATTTGGCAGGGATCCATTGATTCTCCGTGTCTGGATAGcctttaaattttattaaatacCAGACACGGAGTTTTCCTTCTTCGTTATAGAACAAACTGaaatattagaaaaacaaaagaatttaaaatacctattaaaaaaactatttgaTAACTTAAAtcaaaaaacttaaaatagAAGAAGGTACTCTTGATTTTATGGGAGTCTATGCTTTGGCGGGAACCGAAGAGGACAAGCGTATTAAAGGTAAAGCTAAATTTAATACTTGCGTTATAGAGTTAATTTTGTGGCAATAATcatgaaattatttttttctatctatCGCTCAATTGTTAGCAATTATTCGTCGGTCCAATTtcaataatttctttttataatTTGAAAAACGCCTCTAGCAATCTAACGGATACATTCAACTGCAATTGCAACGAGGGcaagaaacaaaatggaaaaacgAATGCtgttaaacattttaaaacaaacaaaaaagattttaaaatctataacAATCATGATGATGGGCCAATAAAAAGGTGCGAATCGTAAATCGGAATCATCGATGTATAGACTCCCCTTTTATATGTGACAAACTGCTATGTTATCTACTAATATAATACACCATAAATATGTATAAAACTAAAACAGCTAACAAAAGCTGTAGACATCAAATAGTTTCATTTGATTTAACTTaacttcttttttaatttaacttaaaatcttaaaaaactatCATAATAATTTCCCTTACAGTAATTTAAAtctaggcaaaaaaaaatttaaataaaaaaaaacttaccctCGATCGATGATCGCCTCTACTTCGTAGTCAGCATCTTCAGCCATTTTAAATTGGAGCACTAGCACAAAACGTCTTTACAACAAAGAACACAACAGCAAATGATTTTGCAATGTGTTCTGTTGATCAATTACTTTCCCCAGGGACTATGCCTGTTTGGTGAACAAAATGGGCCATctctattttgaaaaaagggtATTGTACAGATGTTCTCCCTAAGGAATTAATCCCACTCCATCagacaatttgaaatttttaacaataaaaaaaagcaacgctgcaaaattgaaaaaatttgaaaattgtcAACGTTTTTTTACTGTTTACAGTGTAGCGTCATTGTGTCCGAGTGTCGTGTTCGGTTGGTAAGTTTTTattataattcttttttttatagatcTATCAAATTTATAATTAATAATTATCGGTATCTTGGGAATATCGTATCTGAAGATTTCTGCTAACGGGGTTCCTCCAGTTTTCAACAACATGATTGAACAAGGATTGGTAGAAGAgccagtttttacttctggaTTAGCagttatatttttatttttcctttagtTTCGAATTTCGATATTACAAATTTTCTGAAAGGAATCCTGATGCCACCGAGGGCGGAGAAATTACATTTGGTGCATCAGACCCAAAACCGCTACAATGGCGAGATTAGTTGGGTTCCTGTTACCGAGTCAAACAGTACCTTCGCTGTACTCAGTAATCAGAGAAGCGGCCAAAATGGTACCCAATCCTAATCTCAAGACGGGCAACGcctacgtatatatatacacaagatttcttttgttattatgCAGGACTGTAGTTGAAAGGCGGTAATATTTAGGCTTATATCTTCATGCCCCACAGGATCCACAGCAATCGATGAGCGTGCATGGTAGCCTGGAACCTTAATGCTCGTCATATACTCGctcagacacacacacatacacacaggCGTGTGTATGTGTACATCCCCCACGGTCGTGTATGGCCCACTTTCAAGTGGGCAAGATGTAAGCTATTTttggaaaggaaaaaacacacaaaaaaagaagaagccacTGTTGTCGAGCCTGGCCGTATATATACTATTGGCGATAGTTGCAACAAAAACTCGTATGACATCCCATAAGAAAAGAAGCAGTTAACATAATGGAGAAGAACGTAGTCTATATTatactaaaagaaaaagaaaaagccagTCTGAATAGCCCTATGCACTTTCAATAAGTTTTGGCCATAGACATCAGTTTGGAGATGATGATGGCGGTCGGCATAGGATAAGTTCTTTTAGGCACACATAAGGGGGTTATTGTCGCGTACACAATGTATGGCCTTACAGCTCATGTAACCTCTCGCTGAATTTCGAGGAAGATTGTTTTATCTGATCGTCAattgcaacaacaaaatgcaagTGGCGCACGCGAGCATATCGAATTGCTTATTCACGAAGAACACGTTTTACAAGGCACAAAGCCGCTACTTGAGTCAGCGACAGTGACTTTACTTTTGTGATCAATACGCCAGAATAGCAGCAGAAGAGATAACCGCGTGCCTTGTATATTCGCATGCCTTGCTAGTGGAATTAAGTCAGTGATCCGTGACTTTGAAGAACATGTTTCCCttttccccccctctttttttttatttgattttttattttggaacaTCTTTTAACGCCAACAAAAAGACGTCGGAGTAAAAACAAGCGCGTCATTTTCTTTCGTCCCAATTTATCCAATTTTAAATCTCAAGAAATGACGACTTGATAGTTGTTTCAGTGATATACTGGGAACATTGAGTACTGTAATTAGTGGGCAGCAGCTTTGAATTGGTAGATGATGATCAGGTACGTGAAAATAATTTCCATCGTCTAAGACATTTAAATTCGTGAATTCAAAAAGTGCGTTGTTCGAGATTCTGAAGTCAGTACCGGAATAATAAGTCTCTTCGATAAAGGCAGTAACCCGTACAAACTCTGTCGATCTCCGTTCTTGCCCATCTGTGATATTTCAATGATGAATGACGTAATCTGGAGGCATAACATCAAACCATGAAGTAGGTAAAGTAATATATTAAATGTTGATAGCTGTCACCGCAGGTCTGGAGCAGACGTACATCAATCACGGCTCTGGAGGTATGGCATCCTCCTTCCAGTTGCTGGAAATCGCTCACACCCATTATTGGACGAAAGACGTGAGTGATGGCAAGTTTTCGGATTTCGCTTCAACCAGCCTTCTGATGACTGTAAAATCCTACGTATTGACGCCTACTGACGGGCCCAAAACCATCCATTTCCTATTCATGACGCCTACTGCGCAAGCGTCATTGGTAAAAAGGATTTTACCTGGTGGAAGATCGCAGTGTTGCAAATGATagtgaatttttgaaatgtttttagCGTGGCAGTCCAATGGGCAGTCGAGAAAACCTACCGTCAC
Proteins encoded in this region:
- the LOC123471565 gene encoding heterochromatin protein 1-like → MAEDADYEVEAIIDRGLFYNEEGKLRVWYLIKFKGYPDTENQWIPAKLTNCRTLIREFNKKRKFTKNVLTPPQSDSDGELFVDVVGGVKEILFKKLFVDM